In Rutidosis leptorrhynchoides isolate AG116_Rl617_1_P2 chromosome 2, CSIRO_AGI_Rlap_v1, whole genome shotgun sequence, one genomic interval encodes:
- the LOC139890381 gene encoding uncharacterized protein: MHFHGDLSCFPLSPSSTTTQPLPPFTTTQPQPPDEEDEDLHQLWTKPLVNSTSHDVWTALARTYHHDSPERVHTLRDTLRHLKKGSSTVSEYPLADDDKTHWYLCGLGSSFKTFSTTQRLLTPRPLFRALVSQAESHGLFLQSVSDSVVAHVAFNTASSNNSTNITSRGRGKSYMRGSSSRGMGRGNRRPTHCQLCRTDGHYAKKCPDIQTFARGLATLDANQYNTTPNWYVDTGASAHMTSNAN, encoded by the exons atGCATTTTCATGGTGATTTGAGTTGTTTTCCATTGTCGCCGTCGTCCACCACCACACAACCACTGCCGCCGTTCACTACCACACAACCACAGCCgcctgatgaagaagatgaagatctccATCAG CTATGGACGAAACCCTTGGTCAATTCTACTTCACATGATGTTTGGACTGCCCTTGCACGCACGTATCACCATGATTCTCCAGAACGTGTTCACACCCTTCGTGATACACTTCGACATCTAAAGAAAGGTTCATCAACTGTTTCTGAATATCCCCTTGCTGATGATGATAAAACCCACTGGTATTTATGCGGTCTTGGTTCATCCTTTAAAACTTTCTCCACCACACAACGATTACTTACTCCACGACCCTTGTTTCGTGCTCTCGTATCTCAAGCTGAGAGTCACGGGTTGTTTTTACAATCGGTAAGTGATAGTGTTGTTGCTCATGTTGCGTTCAACACCGCATCTTCTAATAATTCAACAAATATAACTTCTCGTGGCCGAGGCAAAAGTTATATGCGTGGTTCTTCTTCTCGGGGTATGGGTCGTGGTAATCGTCGTCCAACGCATTGCCAACTCTGTCGAACAGACGGTCATTATGCCAAAAAGTGTCCGGATATACAGACATTTGCTCGTGGTCTTGCTACACTCGATGCCAACCAATATAATACGACTCCTAATTGGTATGTTGATACAGGAGCATCGGCACATATGACATCTAATGCTAATTGA